The following is a genomic window from Neodiprion lecontei isolate iyNeoLeco1 chromosome 4, iyNeoLeco1.1, whole genome shotgun sequence.
AAAACCACGTTTTATACCCATCCGACCTTTGCTATTCCTGGATTTGACTTCAgggtttcaatatttttaagacAGGTTTTATCTTTTATAAGACATAATTTATCTTTTTCCAGAATTTCAGACAGGTCTCTGAAGATTTTAAGTTAAATTAATCAGCGAAGTTGTATGATTGTGCCTCATCATATTTTGCATACGTTTATTTATtccatttgaaaatatatttctttcaaaatatttacaacTCAATCACACCTTATACTTGAACAATTAGGTATTCCGATACATTGACAATGTTTTTGCGTAATCATAAttctaatatttattatttgaaaagtttacacttttattattttcactttttttctgtcaTCTGTCATAATAATAGAGCAGTTCGATATTCGTGCAGCAATTAATTAAACCACAAATTCAGCTTCTGTAAATGAAAACATTTAACACTGCGCTATATTGGAAAACTATATTTGCAGGTGTTTAAAAACTGTGACCACGACTTTCAGACAGCTCTGGGCGTGTATTAAAACCAGTTTGAATCAATCAACGTAATTTCGTAAATGGCAAGAGTTTCTCTGACATGTGACGGTGTATTTCAGACTGCGTAATCGATTGAAGATTGATAAACAAGAGGGAAAAAGTACTCAATTGATTCTCGTTTGAAAACCATTGGTAATCAAGTGCCAATCCTTAATTTGTGCGTACTCTTACAGAATTCTCAAATTTGCCACAGTAAGTGTCTCTACATATGCATATGATCATGCAAAAGTGAATCGAGAAATAGGTagctaaaaataaaaatgtcttACATAAATCGATAAGATTACATCATCGGTTTATGATTGTATAGGAAAGTCCTTGGACCGCCTTTTTTTTACGTGAGATCCGGGGGATTCCTTGAGACTTTGATAAAGTGAAAGTTGTATAATTTACTATATATCTTGAAACCATAACCAGTGAATATATTAAATGCTTATTACCGATCGGTAATTGCCAATATATTATGCTTGAGCTAATTGGCAAGAGTGCGTTTGATTAGCGAGAAATATTTACAGTTCTTCATTACATTATCATACaagtttttttaatattaaaaaaaaaaaaaaaaattcaacacatTCCATTTATATTATTCTGAGATCGTCCAAAAATCCTGTTACaacttttcataaaaatcttaTCTTACTAATTCATTGATCGTTGATAAGTCCACAGATTGTCCAAAGATAgtataagaaaaacaaaccaGTCATGCTGTTTTACTTTTAAGATTACTTGATCTACATATATATCGCAATTGTGTATCAGGAACTTTGGAATTCATTGTAACAAAGTAAAGAATACTAGTTAATGTGAAGCATGAAATAGTCACAGAAAGTCTCATCTCTTACGATCTCTTACAAAATCATACGTTATGCCTTTCTATCTCAGACAAGAAGCTTAAGCCCCAGTTCTAGTGATTTAGTTACTTTGAATTTGCTTTATTTTACTCAAGGCTTGATCAATTTGAAGTTTACAACAATCCAATCAGTCTTTCCAATATTATGCTTGTAGTCGGATACTATTTTTCTATCACTTAAATTGTGTAAAAGAACAAAGAATGTTTGCAGTGCTCTATTACGTGTACATCTTTCTGATGTACAAATGGCACGAATAGTCGACTCatacatgaaataaaaaatatacaatttcgTTGATATTACCTATACTATTCAGTGTCTGttagtttgaaatttataagcaATTCGTGGATAATTTTACTATAGGTTACCATTCACTTTAAAGTATGGTTGTTACTGTAATAACTTTACAATATTGTAATATGGTTACTGACCACCGTACCTAATGTCAAGGAAAGCGAAAAAGAATTCtaaaatgtgaaaagaaaTCAGGAGAATGAAACTCACCTCGTCTCAGCTCAACTGTATTGCAATACCGTGAAACTCAAAGCAACAGAtaaatataatgataataaatgaatttgcaTTGGTAATTGGTAATGAAGTTACCATCATTTTCTTCTATTACTTGTTTGAAGAAATGTTTGATAAATACATCGATTTTGAAAGTTACAGTGAAACATTTAGATAATACGTTTATTTACTCTTTTTGTCATTCTGAGCAACTCAAAAGAGAACAAAATCTCCTTCTCAGTatagtaaaaacaaaatatcaaaattaaattaacgATGCGATAGTTACTGCTCTGTTGGTGTCATCGTTAGTGTTATCACCCCCACCATCACCATTATCATCATCGACGTCTTCGgtgtcattattatcattattattattattcatgtttCTATGGCCAAGGTGAAAATTTCTCGGTGGTGCAAAGTTTGAAGTAAATCATTCTCTCGCATTACTCTAATgagcttaaaatttattctaaaCAATGGGAGGATCATCGTCATCTTCATCCCTAGTAACTAACACATTGCCGTAACGGTTTTGCCGGTACTGTCTCAACCGCTGGACCCATTTGTATCTTCTTGCACTTAAAAAGACCAACGCTGTTAACAAGATCAGGAATAGTGGTATAAGAAGACCTGCTGTTACCCCtcctgaaaatattacagcGTTCGATTAGAGAATGCTATTAAAACAACTATATTAACGGTTGTACTTTATAACAAGTccgagaaagaataaaaactcACCTCCTGAACTCTCTCCAGTATCCTGTTTCATAGTATTAGGGTCAATCAGAGACTCTGTTGTTGTTGGAATCGAGACACATTTGTCATTTAGTCTTTGGTAATTCGGGAGACATTCACATTCGCCCGTTTGATTATTTGTTTGCTTGCAAGTCTCATTTTTGGTGCATCCATCAGCTGGCAATAACGAAACTATTAAACACGTTTTTTTGGCctctgaaaatttaaaattcaaacttaacaatatttctttgtttattttatcgtGTTTCAAATGAAGGTAAGCATACTTTTGagcatttttgttttaattctgTGTTACAAGCTGTTGGAATAAAAAACGTAATAACTATAAAATTATAGAGGATTTAAAATAAAGTAGGTAATAAGTATTCATTTTCTGTTTATTGAGGGGTCAAGATTCATGAGGTTACTTCGAACGCGTTGTGTTCTGCTCGGTTACATCAACTAAATGTTGATGTGCATAGATTGACATCACCGGTGTGACCTATCCCTTTGTATACGGCACAGCTTTTGATTGGCTAAATAACTTAATTGAGATAAATTAGTTTCATTATCCAGATGGACCAAGATAATGCGACTGAATATAATCCGGGAATGAAATAGTGATTCAAATTAGTAGTAACTAGTGTGGTATGAATTCAATGGAATAAAGTAAATGATTTTTGTTGCTTTCCTTACTTCTTGCCTCTGGCCTGACCGttatcattgaattatttacttAGGATGATATATAGTACTtgacatacatatgtatatctacATATATTGCATGTATCGTTGGCAGGGCAACAGGATTATATATCTGTCGTTACAGCGATGATAAACCTAATGAACAATGGAATGGTGACCAAGCATATTTGATTATTCCCCAATCTGATTTTGCGATGTTGgtaagaaagaaataaaacgaaacaaaaaagaacaTTAACTAATCTTTAAGAAAGATGTGTAGATAAATTTCACGTGCATTATTATATTAACGCTAATTATCATACTTTCTTGCTCTACAAAGTATAGAGAGTGAACCAGAGAGAGATGATAAAAAACACAAGAAATGACGGaatatttatagatataaCAAGTAATAATGTCCGAAGTTCGAAAAAACATTAATGCAAGAGGAAATTAACTTTTCgaagtaaaatttgaaaagcttgAATTCGCGATTCTATTCTCGGTCGTGTTGGATGTTACTACACGCGTTACTGTCGGCGTTGTCAAACGAAAGATATATAGTCGCTTCAACGGATGTAAATTATCACGTCGGTGGGGTCGGTCGCAGCTATCTTTAGTTAATGTCAATTTGTGCGTTACAGTTGCGACGATAGCAATGCATACAAGCAAGTGTAACACTACCTACTGCATAGAACTGTTGACAACATTGGAATATAGTGTTTTACCTGTAACAAACTGCGACAAGATCACAGCCACAATGCACATAGAAGCGAAAATCTCACAACTCAAGTTCCACATCTTCGCGTATGACAATAGATGTTTGATCACATAATAATAAATGGTTCGGGGTATTTTACTCCGATACGGATGTCCCACTCTGTATCGGCGGCAACACctttaattcaaatattgtaatacGTATAGGTAGCTCGATTTTTCAGACGAATCATTGCCACAGTATCGCACAGCTTTTGACAGTTTATTTAGCGC
Proteins encoded in this region:
- the LOC107221000 gene encoding uncharacterized protein LOC107221000; this translates as MWNLSCEIFASMCIVAVILSQFVTEAKKTCLIVSLLPADGCTKNETCKQTNNQTGECECLPNYQRLNDKCVSIPTTTESLIDPNTMKQDTGESSGGGVTAGLLIPLFLILLTALVFLSARRYKWVQRLRQYRQNRYGNVLVTRDEDDDDPPIV